A window of the Virgibacillus pantothenticus genome harbors these coding sequences:
- a CDS encoding tripartite tricarboxylate transporter TctB family protein produces the protein MLKPLNRKIALFLWCLAAIYLFFAFRLPSYAYVPIDSNALPIILGILLLLLSITLFFGKGHSEKDKFNISKADLLKLLGVFVLIIFYASFLESLGFLIVSIFFIFSCSYLLGYRKHVINAFTAVLVPLTFYLLFTSVLQIRLPQGIMPF, from the coding sequence ATGTTAAAACCGTTAAATAGGAAGATTGCACTTTTTCTATGGTGCCTAGCTGCCATTTATCTTTTTTTCGCTTTTAGATTACCATCATATGCTTATGTACCGATAGATTCTAATGCTTTGCCAATAATATTAGGAATATTATTATTATTACTTTCAATCACTTTATTTTTTGGAAAAGGACACTCCGAAAAAGACAAATTTAATATAAGTAAGGCTGATTTACTGAAATTACTTGGTGTATTTGTGCTCATTATTTTTTATGCTAGTTTTTTAGAAAGCTTAGGGTTTCTAATTGTAAGCATTTTCTTCATATTCTCTTGCTCGTATTTATTGGGGTATAGAAAACATGTAATTAACGCTTTTACAGCTGTTCTCGTACCATTAACATTTTATCTTTTGTTTACAAGTGTATTACAAATTCGTTTGCCACAAGGAATCATGCCTTTTTAG
- a CDS encoding Bug family tripartite tricarboxylate transporter substrate binding protein — MITLRNKWLLIFGFVSLVTLIACSNNNKANNGEWTPEEQIEILAPAGAGSGWDTTARMVTKIFEEEGMIEQDIGVVNKPGGGGAVGWAYVAEKAGNPHHLFIASPPLIDVPLNGQSQYDHTDFTPIANVIADYGAFAVRADSKWKNLNDLFEDMKEDPSSVTIVGASSPGSMDHIQFVKIAKEAGVDIKKIKYVSEQDGGTLTALLNGSVDVYSTGVAETIEQAKAGKIKVLGVTSEERLEGEVISEYPTVKEQGIDSNFVNWRGFFAPPNIDGNAVDYYVSKFKELNESDEWKEIRKQYGWDEMFMYGEEYKDFLDEQQEEAKQLLDELGVLKNK; from the coding sequence ATGATTACGTTGAGAAACAAATGGCTACTAATTTTTGGTTTTGTAAGTTTGGTTACTTTAATAGCTTGTTCCAATAACAATAAAGCGAATAATGGGGAATGGACACCAGAAGAACAGATTGAAATTCTTGCTCCTGCTGGTGCTGGGAGCGGTTGGGATACAACTGCCAGAATGGTTACAAAAATATTTGAAGAAGAAGGGATGATAGAACAAGATATTGGAGTGGTAAATAAACCCGGTGGAGGGGGAGCGGTTGGTTGGGCTTATGTGGCTGAGAAAGCAGGAAATCCGCATCATTTGTTTATAGCTTCTCCTCCATTAATTGATGTACCGTTAAATGGTCAATCCCAGTATGATCACACGGATTTTACGCCAATTGCTAATGTAATTGCTGATTATGGTGCTTTTGCAGTAAGAGCAGACTCGAAATGGAAAAACTTAAATGACTTGTTTGAAGATATGAAGGAAGATCCTTCTTCCGTTACAATAGTTGGCGCATCTTCTCCTGGGAGTATGGATCATATTCAATTTGTAAAAATTGCCAAGGAAGCTGGAGTAGATATTAAAAAAATTAAATATGTATCTGAGCAGGATGGAGGAACATTAACAGCTTTATTGAACGGAAGTGTTGATGTTTATTCAACTGGTGTTGCAGAAACAATTGAACAGGCAAAAGCAGGAAAAATAAAAGTTCTTGGAGTTACATCTGAAGAGCGGTTAGAGGGAGAAGTCATTTCTGAATATCCAACGGTTAAAGAACAGGGAATTGACTCCAATTTTGTGAATTGGAGAGGCTTTTTTGCACCACCTAATATAGATGGAAATGCTGTGGATTACTATGTTTCTAAGTTCAAAGAATTAAATGAATCAGATGAATGGAAAGAAATTAGGAAACAGTATGGTTGGGATGAAATGTTCATGTATGGTGAGGAGTACAAAGATTTTTTAGATGAACAGCAAGAAGAGGCTAAACAATTACTGGATGAACTTGGAGTATTAAAAAATAAATAG
- a CDS encoding helix-turn-helix transcriptional regulator has product MERKALTQLRKKHQLTQQELAKELGISTIYVRKIEKGDADPGRDTLVKYELFFNEDIKKLFPDIFYGSNEIDKEKQNDKEVI; this is encoded by the coding sequence ATGGAACGAAAAGCACTTACACAGCTTAGAAAGAAACATCAATTGACTCAACAAGAACTAGCAAAAGAATTGGGCATTTCAACTATTTATGTCAGAAAAATCGAAAAAGGGGATGCTGATCCTGGTAGAGATACATTAGTGAAGTACGAATTGTTCTTCAACGAAGATATAAAAAAGCTTTTCCCAGATATTTTTTATGGAAGTAATGAGATTGATAAGGAAAAACAAAATGATAAAGAAGTGATCTAA
- a CDS encoding helix-turn-helix domain-containing protein — MKKNSPVFGNRLKFLRKQKGLKQEDVAKSLGISRARYSHYENNHVEPDIEMLKNLSQFYNVTIDYLVGNSNQNHHKDEVLKAFANDPELELWYRELPSNGEKDLHRLKKIWDVFKEE, encoded by the coding sequence ATGAAAAAGAACTCTCCTGTATTCGGAAATAGATTGAAGTTTCTACGGAAACAAAAAGGCTTAAAACAGGAAGATGTTGCAAAATCTCTTGGCATTTCTCGAGCTAGGTATTCACATTATGAGAACAATCATGTAGAGCCAGATATAGAAATGCTTAAAAATTTATCACAATTTTATAATGTAACTATTGATTACCTAGTAGGAAATAGTAATCAAAACCATCATAAAGATGAAGTTTTAAAAGCCTTTGCTAATGATCCAGAATTAGAACTTTGGTATAGAGAATTACCAAGCAATGGAGAGAAGGATTTGCATCGACTTAAAAAGATTTGGGATGTTTTTAAAGAGGAATAA
- a CDS encoding serine hydrolase: MFIYILISLSIIILTVIISVLWLISWSKKPDADYVLKFIAKNPQRSSLIIIKNGKSLANVNANERKPLASTVKIMIAIEFSQQAANGSINPDEKVHLDDLARFYVSHTDGGAHEKWLIEMEKHGFLQDRSVSLMNIAKGMMSHSSNANTEYLMMRIGLENINKNVNKLELPQHEKLFPFVSALFIPYEVELNKGLDITNKQDTKKILAHIQEMSQEAYINEAIKIHQKLSQDVNGEYKECVNIREWYNSEFDKINSKRFTHSTTSEYISILEQMNKGSYFPSHVWAYLQPIIEWPMKFENNQARFKHVGGKGGSTASILTYAFYAEDKEGNKMELAAFFNDIEGYETMKLSNSSSAFQLAMFTEGAKWKKKLQQLH, translated from the coding sequence ATGTTTATTTATATCCTTATATCTTTAAGTATCATTATCCTAACCGTCATAATTAGCGTTCTTTGGCTAATTTCATGGTCAAAAAAGCCTGATGCAGATTACGTTTTAAAATTTATAGCTAAAAATCCGCAAAGATCTTCCTTAATAATTATAAAGAACGGAAAATCGCTCGCAAACGTTAACGCGAATGAACGAAAACCATTAGCTAGCACGGTAAAAATCATGATTGCCATTGAATTTTCCCAACAAGCGGCTAATGGTAGCATAAACCCAGACGAAAAAGTTCATCTTGATGATCTCGCTCGTTTTTACGTATCTCACACTGATGGAGGCGCGCATGAAAAATGGTTAATAGAAATGGAAAAACACGGATTTTTGCAAGATAGATCCGTATCGTTAATGAATATTGCAAAAGGAATGATGTCACACAGCTCCAATGCTAATACAGAATACCTCATGATGCGCATTGGTTTGGAAAACATTAATAAAAATGTAAACAAACTTGAGCTTCCTCAACATGAAAAACTGTTTCCTTTTGTTTCAGCCCTATTTATCCCCTATGAGGTTGAGCTCAATAAAGGTCTAGACATTACTAATAAACAAGATACTAAAAAAATACTTGCACATATACAGGAAATGTCACAAGAAGCTTATATAAATGAAGCGATTAAAATCCATCAGAAACTATCCCAAGATGTAAATGGTGAATATAAGGAATGCGTTAATATCAGAGAATGGTATAATTCGGAGTTTGACAAAATTAATTCTAAACGATTCACTCATTCTACCACATCAGAATATATTTCTATCCTAGAACAAATGAACAAAGGCTCTTATTTCCCATCTCATGTTTGGGCTTATTTACAACCGATTATAGAATGGCCAATGAAATTCGAAAATAATCAAGCCAGGTTTAAACACGTTGGAGGTAAAGGTGGATCCACTGCTTCTATACTTACATATGCTTTTTACGCTGAAGATAAAGAAGGTAATAAAATGGAGTTAGCTGCTTTTTTCAATGATATTGAGGGCTATGAAACAATGAAACTTTCAAATAGTTCTTCCGCCTTTCAATTAGCCATGTTCACTGAAGGAGCAAAGTGGAAAAAGAAATTGCAACAACTTCACTGA